In one window of Musa acuminata AAA Group cultivar baxijiao chromosome BXJ3-2, Cavendish_Baxijiao_AAA, whole genome shotgun sequence DNA:
- the LOC135630804 gene encoding alpha carbonic anhydrase 7-like, translating into MGHPKPVFFFGVLVAALLQSFPVASQEVEDEKEFSYQRGSQIGPEHWGEIHHEWAVCGKGRTQSPIDLSDERVQVFPCLGRLRRSYRPADAILKNRGHDIMLKWEDEAGGIWINGTEYGLKQMHWHSPSEHTINGRRYPMEMHMVHESADNKIAVVGILYKIGHHDPFLAELERYIETISDKHEAEEVVGMVDPRHVRKGSRKYYRYTGSLTTPPCTEGVTWTIIKKVRTVSREQLALLREAVHDGSGMNARPTQKMNKRIVGLYRPRPYRYR; encoded by the exons ATGGGGCACCCGAAACCTGTGTTCTTCTTCGGCGTCCTTGTCGCAGCTCTCCTGCAGTCCTTCCCTGTAGCCTCTCAAGAAGTTG AGGATGAGAAGGAGTTCAGCTACCAGAGGGGGAGCCAGATTGGACCAGAGCACTGGGGGGAGATCCACCATGAATGGGCTGTCTGTGGCAAGGGTCGGACGCAGTCTCCCATTGATCTCTCCGACGAGAGAGTGCAGGTATTTCCCTGCTTGGGCCGCCTTCGCCGCTCCTATCGCCCGGCCGACGCCATCCTCAAGAACCGTGGTCACGACATCATG CTCAAATGGGAGGATGAAGCAGGAGGGATATGGATCAACGGAACAGAGTACGGTCTTAAACAGATGCACTGGCACTCGCCCTCTGAGCACACCATCAATGGCCGCAG GTACCCCATGGAGATGCACATGGTTCATGAAAGCGCCGATAATAAAATCGCAGTCGTCGGCATTCTCTACAAGATTGGCCACCATGATCCGTTCCTTGCCGAG CTGGAGAGATACATTGAGACGATTTCAGAtaagcatgaggccgaggaggtgGTGGGCATGGTGGATCCAAGGCACGTTAGAAAGGGAAGTAGGAAATACTACAGATACACTGGATCTTTGACCACTCCACCTTGCACTGAGGGTGTGACTTGGACCATCATAAAGAAG GTGCGGACAGTGTCAAGGGAGCAACTGGCCCTTCTAAGAGAAGCTGTCCATGAT GGCTCAGGGATGAACGCAAGACCCACCCAAAAGATGAATAAGAGGATTGTCGGTTTATATCGGCCTCGACCATATCGATATCGATGA